TTGGTTTTTTCTCGATTGAGGTGAAATAATCTGAAGTCAGTCCTATGGCAACACCCGCACCAAGACCTGCCAGTGTTGGTAAAAACACCCCAAGCCACTTTGAACCTTCAAGTCCAGAGAATTTGGTCACAAAAAACAGAAGAACTACAAAAATGAAACAAGTCGAAAATGTTCCCATATTGAGTGCCCTACCAGGACTTTTCTTGATAGTCCTTGTTACAAAGACAAGCCCAAGCATTGAAGCAAAAAGCCCCATCGCAGCAATTAAAAGTGGCATTGTCGTTAGAATTGCTCCACCAAGTTCTGAACCGATTATCATCGCAGCGATCACACTCGCAATATATGAATCTGTCAAATCTGCGCCCATTCCTGCAACATCTCCAACGTTATCTCCAACATTATCTGCAATCACCGCTGGGTTTCTGGGATCATCCTCAGGTATTCCAAGTTCAACTTTTCCAACAAGATCTGCGCTTATATCTGCAGTTTTTGTATAGATACCCCCACCGGCTTTTGCAAACAATGCAAGTGCGCTCGCTCCAAAGCTAAACCCCAAAACCACATTAGAAGCATCTGAATCACTCCAACCAAAACCGACCTTGAAAACAAAAAACAATATAGCGATTCCCAAAAGCGATATCCCAACCACAAACATTCCCATAACAGCTCCACCGTAAAAAGCAACTGGAAAAGCCGCTTTGAGTCCATTTCTTGCAGATGATGCGACTCTGACGTTGGTTTCAACGGCTGCTCTCATCCCCAGATAAGCGGCAATGGTAGTACAAATAGACCCAAATACATAAGCAATGGCCATACTCAACCCTATGGAAGGGCTTTTGATAAAACCACTCACCAAACCGATGATCACAGCCATTATTACTACGAAAACCGCTAAAGTCTTATTCTGCCTTCTCAAATAGGCAAGTGCTCCTTCTTTGATAGCTGAAGCTATTTGTTTCATCTTCTCTGTGCCAGAGTCTTTTTTCAATACATAGGCATACAGTCCAAGTGCAAGACAGATGGAACCAATTCCTGCAGACAGAGCCAGAACAAACCAGCTCACAAGATCACCCCCATTTAATGTGTTTCAAAGAACGACTACATTCTCACCCTTTATACCAAAATTTTTTAATACATTCTTTGTGTCGAAAATTAACTCGCTATTTTCAACTATCACACTGTAATCAATTCTCTTCTTGTGTGCAGTTGTTATTATTACTATATCAGCCCATCTGCAAAGTTCCTTAGTGAGCTTTTCTGTTTTTCTATCTCCTTCCTTGTAATAGAATTTCTCAACATATGGATCAACAACAACGACATCTGCCATATTTTTTTCAAGATGCTCGAGTACCTTTAATGCCGGTGACTCTCTGACATCATCTATATCCCCTTTATATGCTATACCAACCAGCAATACTTTTGCACCATTCATACATTTTTTTCTTTGATTCAACAATTGCATAGCTCTATGAACAACATATTCTGGCATATAATCGTTTATCTCTCCAGCCAATTCGATGAGTCTGGTATGGTAATCATATTCGCGCGCTTTGTAAGTTAAATAAAATGGATCGATTGGTATACAATGTCCCCCAACACCAGGCCCTGGGTAAAACGGCATGAAACCAAATGGCTTAGTAGAAGCTGCCTCTATTACTTCCCAAATGTTTATTTTCATCTTTTCTGCGACAATAGCCATTTCATTTATAAGGGCTATGTTGACTATTCTAAAGGTATTTTCCAAGATCTTTGACATCTCTGCCTCTTTTGGTGAAGAAACGACGAAAACCGGAGCTTCAAGTACGCTCTCATAAAGTAATCTTGCAACTTCCGTTGATTTTTTCCCAACACCCCCGACGACCTTTGGAGTGTTCTTGGTTTTATAAATGAGATTTCCTGGATCTACTCTCTCCGGGCTGAAGGCAAGGTAGAAATCCTCTTCGCATTTTAAGCCTGTAGATTCGAGTATTGGTTTTACAACTTCTTCAGTCGTACCAGGATAAGTAGTAGACTCGAGTACCACGAGCATTTCTCTGTGAAGTCTTTTGGCGATGTCTTTCGCTGTATTGACAATATAGGTCAAATCTGGTTGCTTGAATTTATCCAACGGTGTCGGCACACATATAGTTGCCACATCACATTCTCTGAGTCTGTCAAAATCATTTGTCGCATGGAGTTTTTCTTCACTCACAAGTCTTTGCAAATCCTCTGTGACAACATCACCAATGTAATTCTGCCCACGATTGACCATGTCAACACGTCTTTTTTGGATGTCAAAACCTATCACCTTGAAACCTGCTTTTGCTTTCTCAACGGCAAGCGGTAATCCAACATATCCAAGCCCGATGACACCAACCACAGCAGATTTGTTGAGTATTTTTTCCTTCAGCATTTTTTCGCCTCCTTGAAATATTCGTCCATACACTTTACGACATACTCTATCTCTGGTTCGGTGATTTCTGGAAAAATCGGTAAAGCAAGCACTTCCTCACATGCTTTTTCTGTATTTTGGAGTGACCCAAACTCGAAATGTGAGAAGCACTTTTGCTTGTGTAAACCCAGTGGGTAATAAATTGCAGTTTCGACTCCTTTGCTGCTGAGATATTCTTTGAGAGATTCTCTGTGACCATCTTTCACTCTGACTACATATTGATGAAAGATACATCTGAAATCATCATGTACTTGTGGGATCTCTAAAAGATCTAACTTAAGAGAGCTAAATAGTCCATTGTAAGTTCTTGCAATTTTTATTCTTTTCTCGTGGTATTGTTCAAGATATTTGAGTTTAACTCTTAAGATAGCCGCTTGTATTTCATCGAGTCTGCTGTTTATGCCCTCAATCTCATGAAAATATTTTTTCCTTGCACCATGAACTCTGAAGATTTTACAGAAATCAGCTAAGTTATCATCGTTTGTCAATATCATTCCACCATCTCCGCAAGCCCCAAGATTCTTAGTTGGAAAGAAAGACAATGTGGAGAGATCTCCTATAGAGCCACTCTTTTTAATCTCTCCATTCGAATAAATCCAGTAAGAACCAACAGACTGAGCACAATCTTCTATGATTTTTACACCAAAATCATTCCTGATTTTTTCAAGTCTTTGTAAATCAACGGTTCTACCAAATAGATGAACGGGTATTATCGCTTTGATTTTGTCTTTTTTTGGATGGCTTTTCAGTACTTCCTCAACTTGATCAAGATCGATATTAAAGGTTTTTGGATCGATATCTACAAAGATAGGAGTAGCACCATTTCTTGTTATACAACTTGCAGTTGCAAAGAAACTGAAAGCTGTAGTTATCACATAATCTCCCTTGGATATACCAAGTGCTTTAACGGCGATATACAAAGCATCTGAACCATTTGCAACACCTATTGCATGTTTAACTCCAAGATATGCCGACATTTCTTTTTCAAAAGCTTCGACATTTGGTCCCATGATGAATCTGCCTGAATTTAGAACATTATCAATGGCTTGGAGCATTTCATCTCTGATTTCATGATATTGTCTTGTCACATCAAATAGCGGAACCTTCATAATTATCACTCCTTTTTTGTAGAAAGACTCGCCCATCTGTTTGAATCTTGAGAACAAAAATATTCTTCATTTGCAATGATTTAGCCCTTTGTACTATCTTGTCAGCATGTCTGAACGAAGCCACAAGGACTGCATCGTAAGAGATTTCTTTAACCTTACTTGGATTGATAACAATCACTCCATTGATGACGCTGCCTTGTTTGGAATTATCATCGTCAACAAAAGCGACGATATTAACACTTTCACTTGCAAGAACATCAAGAAGAGTCTGTCCAACTATACCAGCGCCGTAAAGGATGACTTTTCTAAAACCTGAACTTGAAAGTTGGTCCAAAACTTCGGTAAATACCTGACGAGAATTTGAGTAAAGCCTTGCCGTTTGTCTGAGATAGCATACCGACAAATATTGCAATCTGAAGATGCCGTCTTGCGTCATTAGATAGGACATTTTCTTCCTGTTTGGTCCTGTTTTTTTTATATATCCTTTTTGCTCAAAAGCAGAGAGATAGCGATTTACCATAGATGGGGCAATCTGAGCGACCT
The DNA window shown above is from Thermotoga profunda AZM34c06 and carries:
- a CDS encoding winged helix-turn-helix transcriptional regulator; translated protein: MDDNLFFEPSTLFREYILLKTILSNGSVSQQQLSKVAQIAPSMVNRYLSAFEQKGYIKKTGPNRKKMSYLMTQDGIFRLQYLSVCYLRQTARLYSNSRQVFTEVLDQLSSSGFRKVILYGAGIVGQTLLDVLASESVNIVAFVDDDNSKQGSVINGVIVINPSKVKEISYDAVLVASFRHADKIVQRAKSLQMKNIFVLKIQTDGRVFLQKRSDNYEGSAI
- a CDS encoding sodium-translocating pyrophosphatase; this translates as MSWFVLALSAGIGSICLALGLYAYVLKKDSGTEKMKQIASAIKEGALAYLRRQNKTLAVFVVIMAVIIGLVSGFIKSPSIGLSMAIAYVFGSICTTIAAYLGMRAAVETNVRVASSARNGLKAAFPVAFYGGAVMGMFVVGISLLGIAILFFVFKVGFGWSDSDASNVVLGFSFGASALALFAKAGGGIYTKTADISADLVGKVELGIPEDDPRNPAVIADNVGDNVGDVAGMGADLTDSYIASVIAAMIIGSELGGAILTTMPLLIAAMGLFASMLGLVFVTRTIKKSPGRALNMGTFSTCFIFVVLLFFVTKFSGLEGSKWLGVFLPTLAGLGAGVAIGLTSDYFTSIEKKPTKQVAEASVTGTAINILTGFSYGLVSIVPPILCISIATIASWYLAKAFGIDPFYGIANAALGMLSIVGMIISADAYGPISDNAKGVAEQSGLGEDVIAVTDMLDAAGNTSKAITKGFAIGSAALTVLALFAAYTHLVDIKSLELISPQVIAGIFIGAMMPPLLSALLILAVGRNSERMVEEIRRQFREIPGLIEGTSKPDYAKCVDIATAGALKELILPGVLSIIAPALTLIFLGKEALAGFLAGSIVTGIIFALFMANAGGAWDNAKKFIEEGHHGGKGSEAHKAAVVGDTVGDPFKDTAGPSLNTMITVMSLVAEVFAPLILLVIS
- a CDS encoding nucleotide sugar dehydrogenase is translated as MLKEKILNKSAVVGVIGLGYVGLPLAVEKAKAGFKVIGFDIQKRRVDMVNRGQNYIGDVVTEDLQRLVSEEKLHATNDFDRLRECDVATICVPTPLDKFKQPDLTYIVNTAKDIAKRLHREMLVVLESTTYPGTTEEVVKPILESTGLKCEEDFYLAFSPERVDPGNLIYKTKNTPKVVGGVGKKSTEVARLLYESVLEAPVFVVSSPKEAEMSKILENTFRIVNIALINEMAIVAEKMKINIWEVIEAASTKPFGFMPFYPGPGVGGHCIPIDPFYLTYKAREYDYHTRLIELAGEINDYMPEYVVHRAMQLLNQRKKCMNGAKVLLVGIAYKGDIDDVRESPALKVLEHLEKNMADVVVVDPYVEKFYYKEGDRKTEKLTKELCRWADIVIITTAHKKRIDYSVIVENSELIFDTKNVLKNFGIKGENVVVL
- a CDS encoding DegT/DnrJ/EryC1/StrS family aminotransferase — encoded protein: MKVPLFDVTRQYHEIRDEMLQAIDNVLNSGRFIMGPNVEAFEKEMSAYLGVKHAIGVANGSDALYIAVKALGISKGDYVITTAFSFFATASCITRNGATPIFVDIDPKTFNIDLDQVEEVLKSHPKKDKIKAIIPVHLFGRTVDLQRLEKIRNDFGVKIIEDCAQSVGSYWIYSNGEIKKSGSIGDLSTLSFFPTKNLGACGDGGMILTNDDNLADFCKIFRVHGARKKYFHEIEGINSRLDEIQAAILRVKLKYLEQYHEKRIKIARTYNGLFSSLKLDLLEIPQVHDDFRCIFHQYVVRVKDGHRESLKEYLSSKGVETAIYYPLGLHKQKCFSHFEFGSLQNTEKACEEVLALPIFPEITEPEIEYVVKCMDEYFKEAKKC